In Sulfitobacter sp. W027, a single window of DNA contains:
- a CDS encoding NAD(P)-dependent oxidoreductase: MAKLAFLGLGVMGAPMAGHLQKAGHEVTVYNRTEAKADDWVKTYGGSMAKTPHAAAKDADFVIACVGNDDDLRSVCLGEDGAFGGMTAGAIFVDHTTVSAAVTRELYAAADDAQVSFVDAPISGGQAGAENGQLSIMCGGDEGAFDRALPIMEVYSKICRRIGDSGAGQMTKMCNQIAIAGLVQGLSEALHFAEKAGLDGRAVVEVISQGAAGSWQMANRYETMLEDEFNHGFAVDWMRKDLGICLNTADETGASLPVTALVDQFYKDVQKQGGGRWDTSSLIKRLRAMG, from the coding sequence ATGGCTAAGCTCGCGTTTCTGGGACTGGGTGTCATGGGGGCTCCGATGGCGGGGCACCTGCAAAAGGCCGGCCACGAAGTGACCGTCTATAACCGCACCGAAGCAAAGGCCGACGACTGGGTGAAAACCTATGGCGGCTCCATGGCCAAGACCCCGCACGCGGCGGCAAAGGATGCGGATTTCGTGATTGCCTGCGTGGGCAATGACGATGACCTGCGTTCGGTCTGTCTGGGAGAGGACGGGGCCTTTGGCGGTATGACGGCGGGGGCGATCTTTGTCGATCACACGACCGTTTCAGCGGCCGTGACACGCGAACTTTATGCCGCCGCCGATGACGCGCAGGTGAGCTTTGTCGACGCGCCGATTTCGGGCGGTCAGGCAGGAGCGGAAAACGGCCAATTGTCGATCATGTGCGGCGGAGATGAGGGCGCCTTTGACCGGGCGCTGCCAATCATGGAGGTCTATTCCAAGATTTGCCGCCGCATCGGCGACAGCGGCGCGGGCCAGATGACCAAAATGTGCAACCAGATCGCCATCGCCGGGCTGGTGCAGGGGCTTTCCGAAGCGCTGCATTTCGCAGAAAAAGCCGGGCTTGATGGTCGCGCAGTGGTTGAGGTGATCAGCCAAGGTGCCGCCGGGTCATGGCAGATGGCGAACCGCTATGAGACCATGCTGGAGGATGAGTTCAACCACGGTTTCGCAGTGGATTGGATGCGCAAGGATCTGGGCATCTGTCTGAACACGGCGGATGAGACAGGGGCGAGCCTGCCGGTCACAGCGCTGGTCGATCAGTTCTATAAAGACGTGCAAAAGCAGGGCGGCGGGCGTTGGGATACGTCGAGCCTGATCAAACGCCTGCGCGCCATGGGCTAA
- a CDS encoding YSC84-related protein encodes MSNQTYNRRIVTLGALSALGVTAACGNGVGGRGGAMIDARVDATLAEMYRGYPNTRQLAEKANGMLVMPLVTEAGLGFGGAYGRGALRVNDVTVDYYSVTKASGGLQIGAQQYAHVLFFMTEPALREFRSSPGWAAGAGLEYVISDKGDSVSADTTTVMAPVLAAVFGRAGLRIGATLEGTKYTRIIP; translated from the coding sequence ATGAGCAATCAAACATACAACCGGCGCATTGTGACATTGGGCGCCCTCTCGGCGCTCGGGGTGACCGCGGCCTGCGGCAACGGCGTCGGCGGACGTGGCGGCGCGATGATCGACGCGCGTGTCGACGCGACACTGGCCGAGATGTACCGCGGCTATCCCAACACGCGACAGTTGGCCGAAAAGGCCAATGGCATGCTCGTCATGCCGCTGGTGACCGAAGCGGGCCTTGGCTTTGGCGGCGCATATGGGCGCGGTGCCCTGCGCGTCAACGACGTGACGGTGGACTACTATTCAGTGACCAAAGCCTCGGGCGGGTTGCAGATCGGCGCGCAGCAATATGCGCATGTGCTGTTCTTCATGACCGAGCCTGCCTTGCGCGAATTCCGCAGCTCGCCGGGTTGGGCCGCAGGGGCCGGTCTGGAATATGTGATTTCCGACAAGGGCGACAGCGTAAGCGCCGACACCACCACCGTCATGGCCCCCGTTCTGGCGGCGGTCTTTGGCCGCGCGGGCCTGCGCATCGGCGCGACGCTGGAAGGCACGAAATACACGCGGATCATCCCCTAA